Proteins encoded in a region of the Vitis riparia cultivar Riparia Gloire de Montpellier isolate 1030 chromosome 7, EGFV_Vit.rip_1.0, whole genome shotgun sequence genome:
- the LOC117918027 gene encoding uncharacterized protein LOC117918027 yields MAMFLMTISHNLRNRLIKNRFQHSSQTIHKYFHEVLVAMVNFSKEMITPPSFNDSSNGISNRRLRQIFKDAVGAIDGTLIHACIPTNQQVPYRGRGRGECFQNVMAVCDFDMIFRFVVVGWEGTAHDSRVLTETIRNPQHNFPMPPSEKYYLVDAAYTHTRGFMAPYRNVRYWLSDFRSGGKVVGKEEIFNQCHARLRNVIERAFGVVKARFPILKRMAPYSFTTQTKIVMTCFSIHNFLRQISVADRLFSEYDNEVELESDNVNQNQNSTTSSFFAASDQEFMQQFRNQIANELFQVFS; encoded by the exons ATGGCCATGTTTCTTATGACTATTAGTCATAATCTTCGGAATCGATTGATTAAGAATAGATTCCAACACTCAAGTCAAACAATTCATAAATACTTCCATGAGGTTTTAGTGGCCATGGTGAATTTCTCAAAAGAGATGATTACTCCTCCATCATTCAATGATAGTTCAAATGGTATCTCCAATCGTCGGCTAAGACAAATTTTTAAg GATGCTGTTGGTGCAATTGATGGAACTCTTATCCATGCATGTATTCCCACTAATCAACAAGTACCTTATCGAGGTCGTGGGAGAGGAGAGTGTTTTCAAAATGTTATGGCAGTTTGTGATTTTGACATGATATTTAGGTTTGTTGTTGTTGGATGGGAAGGAACAGCTCATGATTCAAGAGTCTTGACAGAAACTATCCGTAACCCGCAACATAATTTTCCAATGCCCCCATcag aaaaatattatttagtagATGCAGCATACACACACACTCGAGGTTTTATGGCACCATATCGTAATGTGCGCTATTGGTTGAGTGATTTTCGTAGTGGTGGTAAAGTTGTAGGAAAAGAGGAAATATTCAACCAATGTCATGCAAGATTAAGAAATGTCATTGAACGTGCTTTTGGTGTTGTTAAGGCGCGTTTTCCAATCTTGAAGAGAATGGCACCTTATTCGTTTACTACTCAAACAAAAATTGTCATGACATGCTTCTCCATTCACAATTTTCTTCGACAAATCTCAGTTGCGGATAGATTATTTTCTGAATATGACAATGAAGTGGAATTGGAAAGTGACAAtgtcaatcaaaatcaaaactcaacTACAAGCAGTTTTTTTGCAGCATCTGATCAAGAATTCATGCAACAGTTCCGAAACCAAATCGCAAATGAACTCTTTCAAGTGTTTAGTTAA